A stretch of the Papaver somniferum cultivar HN1 chromosome 6, ASM357369v1, whole genome shotgun sequence genome encodes the following:
- the LOC113289193 gene encoding metal transporter Nramp3-like, translating to MAPPREVSKEDEEDSLLLREEPIPEPEDEKQERAYETSEKVVIAIEDRESLEFEDYSVTPPFSWKKLWLFTGPGFLMSIGFLDPGNLEGDLQAGAIAGYTLLWLLLWATVMGLLIQLLSARLGVATGKHLAEHCREEYPRWASFLLWGMAELALIGADIQEVIGSAIAIKILSNGYLPLWAGVLITAIDCFIFLFLENYGVRKLEAVFAVLIGTMAISFAWMFGETKPSGKELLIGILIPKLSSKTIRQAVGVVGCVIMPHNVFLHSALVQSRKIDTTKKGRVQEAMNYYTIESTIALMVSFIINLFVTTVFAKGIYGTDKANSIGLINAGQYLEEKYGGGLLPILYIWAIGLLAAGQSSTMTGTYAGQFIMGGFLNLRLKKWLRALITRSCAIVPTIVVALIFNRSEDSLDVLNEWLNVLQSVQIPFAVIPLLYLVSKEQIMGTFKIGPKTKMAAWIVAALVMVINAYLLLDFFRAEVTGLLVGLIVFVITAAYASFIIYLVARVDTVSTLLNSIWPKGSVVTGN from the exons ATGGCTCCTCCTAGAGAAGTGAGTAAAGAAGACGAGGAAGACAGTTTGTTATTGAGGGAGGAGCCAATACCAGAACCAGAGGATGAAAAACAAGAGAGAGCATACGAAACAAGTGAGAAAGTTGTTATTGCAATTGAAGATAGAGAATCATTAGAATTTGAAGATTATTCAGTAACACCACCATTTTCATGGAAGAAATTATGGTTATTCACGGGACCTGGGTTTTTAATGAGTATTGGGTTTTTGGATCCAGGGAATTTAGAAGGAGATCTACAGGCTGGAGCTATTGCTGGTTATACATTATTGTGGTTGTTATTGTGGGCTACAGTTATGGGGTTATTGATACAGTTATTATCAGCAAGACTTGGTGTTGCAACAGGGAAACATTTAGCAGAACATTGTAGAGAAGAATATCCTAGATGGGCAAGTTTTCTGTTATGGGGAATGGCTGAATTGGCGCTAATTGGGGCTGATATTCAAGAGGTTATTGGTAGTGCTATTGCTATTAAGATTTTGAGTAATGGATATTTGCCTCTCTGGGCTGGTGTTCTCATCACTGCAATTGATTG tttcatcttcttgtttcttgAGAACTATGGAGTGAGGAAATTAGAAGCTGTTTTTGCTGTACTTATTGGAACTATGGCAATTTCATTTGCATGGATGTTTGGTGAAACAAAGCCTAGTGGAAAAGAACTTCTGATAG GTATTTTGATTCCAAAACTTAGCTCTAAAACGATACGGCAAGCGGTGGGTGTTGTAGGTTGTGTAATCATGCCTCATAATGTCTTCTTGCATTCAGCACTTGTTCAGTCAAGGAAAATTGATACTACAAAGAAAGGACGGGTTCAAGAAGCTATGAATTATTATACAATTGAGTCAACTATTGCTCTCATGGTTTCTTTCATTATTAATTTGTTTGTGACAACTGTGTTTGCAAAGGGGATCTATGGTACGGATAAAGCCAACAGCATTGGCCTGATAAATGCTGGGCAGTATCTGGAGGAGAAGTATGGAGGAGGACTTCTTCCAATTCTTTACATCTGGGCTATAGGTTTATTAGCTGCAGGGCAGAGTAGTACCATGACTGGAACCTATGCAGGGCAGTTTATTATGGGAGGTTTTCTCAATCTGCGTCTAAAGAAATGGTTGAGGGCGTTGATCACAAGAAGTTGTGCAATCGTCCCGACGATAGTTGTTGCTCTTATTTTCAACCGCTCCGAAGATTCTCTGGATGTTTTGAATGAGtggcttaatgttcttcagtctGTTCAAATTCCATTTGCAGTTATTCCACTTCTATACTTGGTTTCAAAGGAGCAAATTATGGGCACCTTTAAAATTGGTCCCAAGACCAAG ATGGCAGCATGGATTGTGGCTGCTCTTGTGATGGTGATAAATGCTTACCTTTTGCTGGATTTTTTCCGTGCTGAAGTGACTGGTCTGTTAGTTGGTTTAATAGTATTTGTTATTACAGCAGCATACGCGTCATTTATTATTTATCTTGTTGCAAGAGTTGATACTGTATCCACATTGCTGAACTCGATTTGGCCTAAAGGATCTGTTGTCACTGGAAACTGA